TCCACAAATCATGACCTTTGGTGAAACACCACCCGATCCCAATTTCACTCTTCCTGAAGAAGCCAAAGATTTAGTTATGCACACTCGCTTAAATATCGAAGGCAGTAATGTAATGTTCTCTGATGTTTTTCCGGGGATGCCTTTTGTAGAAGGAAACAACATTAGTCTTTCGGTAGTTAGTAAGGATTTGGATGGCATAAAGAACTATTTTCATAAGCTAAAAGAAGGCGGTAAAGTAGGTATGGAATTACAAGAAACCTTCTGGAGCTCCTGTTATGGTAGTCTAAAAGATAAGTTTGGCATCGATTGGCAATTCAATTATGATGACGGACGAATGAATATGTAATAAAAAAACAACGAGTATGGACAATCTCCAACTCGTTGTTTTCTTGTTCAAATACTTAGTCCATAATCAAATCATATACACTGACCTTTCGAATTCGCCTTGCAACTAGCATAGACACCACATAAGCAACCACTAGAATGACCGCACACAGTAGAAGCACTTGAGGCAAACTAACCGCCAATTGAACATTATAAATGCCAAGACTTGAAAGCAATAACACAAATGCTGAATCCGAGTAAAAATAACCCGCTAAACTCCCCAATACTACTCCAACTACAATCACCGGAAAAAGACTGAACGTAATTTGTGTCATCAGATTAAAGGTGGTGTATCCGATACCCTTAAGAATACCGAACTCTCGCTTGCGCTTCATAATCAAAGTCTTAATCACCAAGTACAAGATTAAGCTGACGACTATAATTGTGACTGCCGTAATGACTGCTGTCATAGAAGATACTGCTGCTGTGAATGTACTAAGTGTGCTTTCTAACATGTCTAAAATGTTCGTTACGTTCCATTGTCCAGGGAAACGTTCTTCGAGCTTTTGAATGAACGCTTGAGGATCTTCCCCTTCCTTTAAATACACATTAATGGACTGAACGGAATAATTCGGCTGTAATTTCCTCATTCCATCTTCTGTTATGGTAGCAACCATACCTAACTGATTAATCTGCTGGCTAAGACCAGTTACCAAATAATTTTTGGTTACCCCATTAAACGTAACTGGAATCTCGTCCCCAATCGATTTATTTTTCATTTTAGCAATTACGCCGGATATCGCAATTTCATTATCATAAATGGGCTGTCTACCTTTGTAGACCGTCTGCGTTTCCAGCTTGGCATAATCATCTGATACACGGAGCATAAAGTTGGAATCATCTGTAGAGGCTACTCTACCTTCCAATATGGAAATCTTTTGAACCTCAGACATAGCTTCAACTTCAGCAATTATTCCCGGAGCATGGTCAGCTTTTTTTAGATCAAGTTGCAAATTGGTACGTTCTAAACCCACTAAATCTAAAACGGCTGAAGTATCCCCTTTAAAGTTAAAATTAAGGATGGAGCAAAATATACTAGAAAAGGTCAAGCCTGCAACGATCAGCACAATCATAAAATTCTGTTTGGTCTGTCTAAATAAAGATTTCAGACTTAAGGCAAATTGCAAATTCAATGAAGTACTTGCTAATGGAAAATGATTTTTCTTGAAATTGTGGGTAAGAAGTCCGCTCTGAAGCGCTGCTATCGGAGTAATCCTACGAATCTTTCTACTGGACAGGTAGGCAACAAATAGAATGAGTACCGTAACGATAAGCAAACTATACAAAGCACTAAATACTTCAAAGGTTGTCGGCCACAACAGTCCAACCGAAGACGAGATCATATTACCTACTAAGGGCATGACTAGAATGGAAATCAAACTCCCCGGTATGGAAGCCATTATAGACACTGAGACGAACTGTAACAGAAATGAGGATATGATCTGCCTTGACGTATAACCGTTCGCTTTCAAAACCCCGATGTTAGTTAGGTTATCCTCAATATTTCCGAAGATTTGAAACCTGATCACAATCAGTGAGATGACAACCATAATCAGTGCAAACACAATCAGGATGGCGGCTAAAATATTCACAAAAACACGGTTGCCCTCCAGACCCACATCGGTACGCATGACTAAAAATGAACTAGAGGTTCCAGAGCCAAATATCTGTTCACTTAGCTTTTGCTCTAGCTTGACCTCTTTCGCCCGTTCGTTAAGTTGCACAGACAAAAAATTAAATTGAACCTCTTTCCCAAGCCGTGCCTCCAATTGCTTATAACCTTCATCGTTTAAAAATATTTTTAAAGCCCCATTCGTCAATGTCCCAAACAGGGGTTCCTCCGTAAAGCCACCGATGGTGTAAGTGAATTTGTTGTTGTCGTATTCAAACGAAAACGTATCCCCAAGGTTATAACCTGAGCCCCCGTGGAAAATATACGGTAGGTAAATTGTACTTTGATCTTCAGTTTCCAACCGAGAGGTTGTATTAAAAAGTCCCATGGATCGCTGCGAATCCATATTAAGAATCAAGAACGCGATAGCTGTATTGTTTCCCCCGTAGTTTATCTTTACGTCAGGTAGTAGAAGAGCCGACTCATTCTCCCATGCTTCAGTATAAGGATAACTTTCCACCAGAGACTCATATTCCTTCACATGCTCGTTTACAGGAAAATAAGCGGTGATATCAGGTGTATTTAGCTTGGAGATTTTCTCTTGCTGAAAAGAATTAAGCTTCAAACTGACCGTTAGGCCAATATTCAACAGCAGCACAGCTATCATAATCAGAAGGAAGAGCGTAATCGTTGCACTCTTTCTTTTGCGAATATTGGACCAAGCAAGCTTTCCTATTAGGCTTCTCATCCCTACCACCCCAATTCGGTTAGAAAGGACTGTAATTGCTGCTGCCGTTCTGGTCCACTATCTTCGCTATAAGGGGAAAGACGTAAATCTCCAACAATTATTCCATCCCGCAGGTACAAGATCCGATTACCACGCAGTGCAGTCTTGAGATCATGAGTTACCATAATTATGCTCTGCCCCTGCTTATTCACCTCTGTCAGGACGCGCAGTACCCCTATTCCTGCTGAGCTATTAAGCGCTCCAGTCGGCTCATCAGCGAATACCGCCTTTGGGCTATTGATCAGGGCCCGGATAATTCCCGCCCGCTGAGCTTCGCCCCCAGAAATTTGAGCAGGAAACTTGCCCCAAACTGAATCATCCAGACCCACATCAGAGAGAAGTTTTTTGGCTTTCTTCACCGCCCCCACCCTATCCTTTTGCACAAGAAAAGCACTTGATAATACATTGTCGAGGACACTCATCGAATCAAGCAGATGGATCTGCTGAAACACAAATCCACAATTCTTTCGCCGGAATATCGCCAGCTGATCATTACTCATCGCTGTTATCTCTTGACCTTCAAACAAAACCTCTCCGAGTGTCGGCTTATCCATTCCTGAAATGGCATACAACAGTGTTGATTTACCAGATCCAGAGCTGCCCATAATAATCGTGAAATCACCATGATATAAGGTCAGATCTAGATTTTTTAGAACATGCTGCTGAGTCCCTCCATGGGAAAAGGTTTTTCCAAGCTTATGGGTCTGCATCAGCACTTTATGATTCACTTCGCTCATCTTGAACACTCCATTTACATTCATGCTCATTAATTACGCTGACTAATAACAGAAATTAAAGACCTAAGCGAAATTTAATGGCTGCAATCACAGGCTCATTCGTAATTGCAACCTTATCGTACGTTAAATGTTCTTAACATGTCTTTGTGCAATCCTTAGCGAATTCTTAATTCTATCCAGCTAAAGGAATCAACAGCTTTACAGTAAATCCATTCTGCCGGTTGGAACACACAATTTCGCCTTGCATTTTTTGCATCATATAACGAGAAATGTACAGACCTAGACCTGCACCGTTCTGGCTCATTGCCAAACTGCCCCGAAAAAATTTATTGAATATTAAAGGCAGCTCCTCCTCAGGAACACCCGGACCATAATCCTGAATATCAACCTCCAGATAATGATCCCTAATCTCGAATTTAATATCGATGGGGGTCTCGGAATTGGCGTATTTATAGGAATTGTTCACCACATTATCTATAACCTGCTGCAGACGCAGGGGATCCACCGTCAGGATACAGTCTGGCACTGCTGCTGCTGAAATCCGCTCATAGAAATTTACATTATTTATAATTTGGGTCAGTAGGTGACTATGCTCCTCCGTTAAGCTGACTTTTAGTTCATTCAATTCTTCCAAGGTGGAATGGAACATATCTGTGACCAGACGATCAATCTGATCTGCTTTGGAATATAAGGTGTTCAATTGTCTGCTTGTCTTCTCATCCCTAGCACTTAATAGCATCAGTTCCGTAATCGCCTTTAGCGAAGCGACAGGTGTCTTAATATCATGACTTAGGCTAGCAACCAGTTCCTTCTTACTCTTGTTCGCCAGATATTCGCTGTGCCTAGCCGCCGCAAGCTCTTCCCGCATCATATCGAAGCTTTCGGTAAAAGCACCAAATAGATGATTACGATCCATCGCAAGCGGAACTTCAAGATCACCTCTTGCAATATGCTTCGCGAATAGCTGCATTTTACGAAACGGACGAAGAATGGATCGATTCAGGAACCAAATATAGAGGATGCCTAGAATTGTAAGCAGAAGCAACATCACAACAGAAACTTGTATAAATTGTTGTTTCATATGTATAAAAACCGTACGATAATCATTATTAACAATCACTTTACCCACTATCTTATCCTGCTCAACAACATCGACTACGGTGTCCCGATTATTGATAGCTTCGTTAATCGTAACGGAAACCGCATTTTCAGTTTGATATTTAAGTGCTCCTGAAGTATCGATGATGGCGAAATCATAAGGACTTTCCTTGTACAGTTTCGGTTCAAGCTTGTCCCAATTCTGCTCCGTAATCTTAACGATGGTATTGATAGCTACTCGATCCGTTGATGTCTCCACCTTCAAGTTAACAATCAGGAATAAGAGAGTTATACTTGCAGCGAGAATAATGAGGAGTAGCGTTATCAGCAATTTTTTAGTCATAGTTATTTATCCTCGAAAGCATAACCGATACCCCATATGGTACGGATGAACTGTGGGTCATTAGGATTCTCCTCGATCTTCTCACGAAGATGACGTATGTGTACATTTAAGGTGCCATCTCCCGCAAAAACATATCCCCAAACCCCTGTAAATAACTCCTCTTTGGGGATTACCCGATTTTTATGCTGAATCAAATACTTAAGTAATTTATATTCCATTGTTTTCAGCTTGAGGGGTACACCGTTAAGTGTAGCCCTTCGGAGTTCAGGATCAATTTGAACGGGTCCGGATTCAAGAAGAGAAACCTCCGCTACAACGCCGTTGTTGTACCGCTTTAGCACCGCCTTCACTTTAGCGAGCAGCACTCTAAGGGTATACGGCTTATGAATATAATCATCTCCCCCAATATCCAGCGCAATCAATACATCATCCTCACTGGAGCGGGCACTAATAAATAGAATGGGGATTCCAGTCGTTTGACGTAGCTCTTTGCATAACTGGAAGCCGGATTCACCACCTAGATTAATATCTAGGAGTAACATCGACACCTGATGCTCACTTAAAAATCTCCGACAAGCATCAGCGCTTGTAACAAACGCGGTTTGAACATCAAACAAATTAAAATATTCGCAGGTGGTCTCCGCAAGCTCAATTTCATCATCAATAATCAAACAATCATATTTCATGGATTTCTCTCCGCTTCAACAGAATTTATTATTATGTTAGAATATGCCTTTAAGGAGGGGTTACCTGTGGATATACAATTCCAGCGTCTGGAGCACTATTTAGATAAATACGAACAAAGCTGGCCATTAAGCGGCACAGTCTTAATAGCTCAGCGTGGAGAAATCAAGCTACATAAAGCCTACGGATATGCAAATCTTGAACATCAGGTCCCGAACACATTAGATACCAAATTCCGGATCTGGTCACTTACCAAATCTTTTACTGGCATGGCTATCCTGATGTTAAAAGAACAAAAACGTCTGAGACTGGATGATCCCATCCTAAAGTATCTTCCTGAGCACCATGCACTAGAGGGGATCACCATTCTTCATCTGCTGGGACATACCTCTGGTATAGCCAACTACACTTCCATACCCGAATATAATCAAAAATTAAATAAGCTAAAGCTAACTCCACAGGAAATGTTACAGCTATTTGTGAGTCAGCCGCCTGCCTTTATGCCTGGCACATCATTTGCCTATAACAACTCAGGTTATTATTTACTTGGGATGATTATTGAGAAGATTACAGGGATGACCTTTGAAGATTATATCACTACTTTTATATTACAGCCTTTGGGTATGGTAAATACAGGAGTTTATAACAATTATCAAATCATTTCAAAATTAGCCTCACCTTATCATTCCTCTTGGGGAGAGTACACTCAAGGAGAATACATAGATATGAGCTCTATCCAGTCTGCTGGTGCGATGTATTCGACGGCTGCAGATCTTTTTCTGTGGGATCAAGCCTTGTACTCCGATCAATTAGTATCTCATGACACCTTGGAAATGGCCTTTCATTCCAGTAATCTTAAATATCGATTTGGTTGGTTCTTGGACGAACGCCTTGATCGAAAAAGAATGTATCACGGCGGTGCCTACCGCGGCTTTCGAAGTGAACTGCATCGATACCCGGAAGATCAAACGAGCGTCATCATGTTGACCAATTATGATTGCGTCCCTGTCACTAAGTTAACGGAATCGCTAGCTGGATTAGTATTTGGCGAACCTGTATGGGTGCCGACCTCTCCGCAAGCCTTTCCGCTTGAGGATAGCCTTTATGCAGAATACATGGGAACCTACGAGGGTTTTGGCTGCAAAGCAAGTGTAGAGCGTAGTGGCCAAGATTACTATTTTATCTGGAATGATGTAGAAGTCACTCCGTTTTATCCGATCTCGGAAACAAGATTCCATCATACCAAGCATGATACCGAATATGAATTTAAACGAAATGCTCAAGGTGAGCTTTCATTCCTGGGGATGCATAAAAAACAAGACAAGTCTTAATTAGACATGTCTTGTTTTTCTTTTTATAAGTAATAAAGACTCAGGTTCATGTTCATGCTAGGCCTTGGCTATCATGATAAACTCAGCGAGAAGAACAAGT
This Paenibacillus sp. FSL R5-0345 DNA region includes the following protein-coding sequences:
- a CDS encoding VOC family protein; the encoded protein is MSIDVYLNFNGNCREAAEFYAEVFGTERPQIMTFGETPPDPNFTLPEEAKDLVMHTRLNIEGSNVMFSDVFPGMPFVEGNNISLSVVSKDLDGIKNYFHKLKEGGKVGMELQETFWSSCYGSLKDKFGIDWQFNYDDGRMNM
- a CDS encoding ABC transporter permease — protein: MRSLIGKLAWSNIRKRKSATITLFLLIMIAVLLLNIGLTVSLKLNSFQQEKISKLNTPDITAYFPVNEHVKEYESLVESYPYTEAWENESALLLPDVKINYGGNNTAIAFLILNMDSQRSMGLFNTTSRLETEDQSTIYLPYIFHGGSGYNLGDTFSFEYDNNKFTYTIGGFTEEPLFGTLTNGALKIFLNDEGYKQLEARLGKEVQFNFLSVQLNERAKEVKLEQKLSEQIFGSGTSSSFLVMRTDVGLEGNRVFVNILAAILIVFALIMVVISLIVIRFQIFGNIEDNLTNIGVLKANGYTSRQIISSFLLQFVSVSIMASIPGSLISILVMPLVGNMISSSVGLLWPTTFEVFSALYSLLIVTVLILFVAYLSSRKIRRITPIAALQSGLLTHNFKKNHFPLASTSLNLQFALSLKSLFRQTKQNFMIVLIVAGLTFSSIFCSILNFNFKGDTSAVLDLVGLERTNLQLDLKKADHAPGIIAEVEAMSEVQKISILEGRVASTDDSNFMLRVSDDYAKLETQTVYKGRQPIYDNEIAISGVIAKMKNKSIGDEIPVTFNGVTKNYLVTGLSQQINQLGMVATITEDGMRKLQPNYSVQSINVYLKEGEDPQAFIQKLEERFPGQWNVTNILDMLESTLSTFTAAVSSMTAVITAVTIIVVSLILYLVIKTLIMKRKREFGILKGIGYTTFNLMTQITFSLFPVIVVGVVLGSLAGYFYSDSAFVLLLSSLGIYNVQLAVSLPQVLLLCAVILVVAYVVSMLVARRIRKVSVYDLIMD
- a CDS encoding ABC transporter ATP-binding protein, with amino-acid sequence MSEVNHKVLMQTHKLGKTFSHGGTQQHVLKNLDLTLYHGDFTIIMGSSGSGKSTLLYAISGMDKPTLGEVLFEGQEITAMSNDQLAIFRRKNCGFVFQQIHLLDSMSVLDNVLSSAFLVQKDRVGAVKKAKKLLSDVGLDDSVWGKFPAQISGGEAQRAGIIRALINSPKAVFADEPTGALNSSAGIGVLRVLTEVNKQGQSIIMVTHDLKTALRGNRILYLRDGIIVGDLRLSPYSEDSGPERQQQLQSFLTELGW
- a CDS encoding HAMP domain-containing sensor histidine kinase translates to MTKKLLITLLLIILAASITLLFLIVNLKVETSTDRVAINTIVKITEQNWDKLEPKLYKESPYDFAIIDTSGALKYQTENAVSVTINEAINNRDTVVDVVEQDKIVGKVIVNNDYRTVFIHMKQQFIQVSVVMLLLLTILGILYIWFLNRSILRPFRKMQLFAKHIARGDLEVPLAMDRNHLFGAFTESFDMMREELAAARHSEYLANKSKKELVASLSHDIKTPVASLKAITELMLLSARDEKTSRQLNTLYSKADQIDRLVTDMFHSTLEELNELKVSLTEEHSHLLTQIINNVNFYERISAAAVPDCILTVDPLRLQQVIDNVVNNSYKYANSETPIDIKFEIRDHYLEVDIQDYGPGVPEEELPLIFNKFFRGSLAMSQNGAGLGLYISRYMMQKMQGEIVCSNRQNGFTVKLLIPLAG
- a CDS encoding response regulator transcription factor, translating into MKYDCLIIDDEIELAETTCEYFNLFDVQTAFVTSADACRRFLSEHQVSMLLLDINLGGESGFQLCKELRQTTGIPILFISARSSEDDVLIALDIGGDDYIHKPYTLRVLLAKVKAVLKRYNNGVVAEVSLLESGPVQIDPELRRATLNGVPLKLKTMEYKLLKYLIQHKNRVIPKEELFTGVWGYVFAGDGTLNVHIRHLREKIEENPNDPQFIRTIWGIGYAFEDK
- a CDS encoding serine hydrolase domain-containing protein, translating into MDIQFQRLEHYLDKYEQSWPLSGTVLIAQRGEIKLHKAYGYANLEHQVPNTLDTKFRIWSLTKSFTGMAILMLKEQKRLRLDDPILKYLPEHHALEGITILHLLGHTSGIANYTSIPEYNQKLNKLKLTPQEMLQLFVSQPPAFMPGTSFAYNNSGYYLLGMIIEKITGMTFEDYITTFILQPLGMVNTGVYNNYQIISKLASPYHSSWGEYTQGEYIDMSSIQSAGAMYSTAADLFLWDQALYSDQLVSHDTLEMAFHSSNLKYRFGWFLDERLDRKRMYHGGAYRGFRSELHRYPEDQTSVIMLTNYDCVPVTKLTESLAGLVFGEPVWVPTSPQAFPLEDSLYAEYMGTYEGFGCKASVERSGQDYYFIWNDVEVTPFYPISETRFHHTKHDTEYEFKRNAQGELSFLGMHKKQDKS